The Pricia mediterranea genome includes a window with the following:
- a CDS encoding SDR family NAD(P)-dependent oxidoreductase gives MKKNILLIGGSHGIGFSLAEQLQKDHSVYIASRTKDALNDLDVEYISYDVTSDEFDSSVLPEKLHGFVYCPGNIDLKPFKMMSLNNFEEDMKLNFFGLVKTVKEIVPKMADGASMVFFSTVAVSTGMPFHTSIAAAKGAIEGFAKSLAAEYAPKLRVNVIAPSLVDTPLAERLLNNDKKKKKMADRHPLKRVGRPEDIADIAQFLLSDNSSWMTGQVIGVDGGMSTLNLS, from the coding sequence ATGAAAAAGAACATACTGTTAATTGGTGGATCGCACGGTATCGGCTTTTCGTTGGCCGAACAGCTTCAAAAAGATCATTCCGTTTATATCGCGTCGCGAACAAAAGATGCCCTGAACGATCTCGATGTCGAATACATTTCCTATGACGTAACATCCGATGAATTCGACAGCTCCGTATTACCGGAAAAACTACACGGTTTTGTATATTGTCCCGGTAATATCGATCTTAAACCGTTCAAGATGATGAGCTTGAACAACTTTGAGGAAGACATGAAGCTCAATTTTTTCGGTCTGGTAAAGACCGTAAAGGAAATTGTTCCGAAAATGGCGGACGGTGCCAGTATGGTGTTTTTCAGCACGGTGGCCGTAAGCACGGGCATGCCTTTTCACACAAGTATCGCTGCCGCCAAAGGTGCCATAGAAGGCTTTGCCAAATCATTGGCTGCCGAATATGCCCCTAAACTAAGGGTTAATGTCATTGCACCCTCGCTAGTGGACACGCCTTTGGCGGAACGATTGCTGAACAACGACAAGAAGAAAAAGAAAATGGCGGATAGACACCCTTTAAAACGCGTTGGCCGGCCTGAAGATATCGCCGATATCGCCCAATTCCTGCTCAGCGATAATAGCAGCTGGATGACCGGGCAGGTAATTGGTGTCGATGGGGGTATGTCAACCCTGAATCTTAGTTAA
- a CDS encoding SRPBCC family protein translates to MKLYRLHSKQSLPISREEAWDFLSDPKNLKTITPDHMGFNMLSGGDRPMFAGQIIQYKVSPFPGYSTKWVTEITHVKEGEYFVDEQRFGPYSLWHHKHFLKSIKGGTEMEDIIDYKIPFGILGQLAHPIVVKKQLKQIFSYRERKLIELFGSMEGSAKELHFSSV, encoded by the coding sequence ATGAAGTTATATCGTTTGCATTCCAAACAATCCCTTCCGATTTCAAGAGAAGAGGCATGGGACTTTCTATCCGACCCTAAGAATCTAAAGACGATTACCCCTGACCATATGGGATTCAATATGCTCTCCGGGGGCGATCGACCTATGTTCGCCGGTCAGATCATACAGTATAAGGTTTCCCCTTTTCCTGGATATTCCACCAAATGGGTTACGGAAATAACCCACGTTAAGGAGGGGGAATATTTCGTGGATGAGCAGCGTTTTGGTCCTTACTCCCTCTGGCACCACAAGCATTTTTTGAAATCCATAAAGGGTGGAACAGAAATGGAGGATATCATAGACTACAAAATTCCTTTCGGGATACTGGGCCAGCTAGCGCATCCTATTGTCGTAAAAAAGCAATTGAAACAAATTTTCTCGTATCGGGAGCGAAAACTGATCGAGCTTTTCGGTAGTATGGAGGGGAGCGCTAAGGAACTTCATTTTTCATCCGTGTAA